In the Gossypium raimondii isolate GPD5lz chromosome 9, ASM2569854v1, whole genome shotgun sequence genome, one interval contains:
- the LOC105800780 gene encoding uncharacterized protein LOC105800780, whose amino-acid sequence MAAKKIIAICQSGGDFVTDKDGSLSYSGGEAFAIDINEQTSLSDFKSEIADMFSISSDNMSIKYFLPGNKKTLITISKDKDLQRMLSFLGDSLTVDVFVASDEAAARNVSNMRSRSSRTTVSEAVGVPIVAPANAALGMTDAIDDVDMYMPNETPIDCMPINIIEHHKAAQVWENTITGVDQRFNSFNEFREALHKYSIAHGFAYRYKKNDSHRVTVKCKAQGCSWRIYASRLSTTQLICIKKMNTMHTCGGAAVKAGYRATRGWVGSIIKEKLKISPNYRPKDIADDIKREYGIELNYSQAWRAKEIAREQLQGSFKEAYNLLPFFCEKIKETNPGSIVTFNTKDDSSFHRLFVSFHASISGFLQGCRPLIFLDSVSLNSKYQGNLFAATAADAEDGIFPVAFAVVDAEDEDNWTWFLRELKSAVPTSSQLTFVADFQNGLKQALADVFDKCYHSYCLQHLADKLNRELKGHLSHDARRFMISDFYSAARSPRLEGFQRDTELIRAISPEAYDWIIQSEPEHWANAFFGGARYNHLISTFGQQFYSWVSEAHEFPITQMIDELRGKMMEAIYKRRVDSSQWMTKLTPCNEEKLQKETAMARSFQVLLTQGSTFEVRGENPEVLAVVNIDHWDCSCKGWQLTGLPCSHAIAVIECIGRSPYDYCSQYFTTESFRLTYAESIHPVPNVDRPIEDELPEVTAVAVTVTPPPSKRPPGRPKKKQPESIDMMRRQLQCSKCKGLGHNKKTCKES is encoded by the exons ATGGCTGCGAAGAAAATTATAGCAATATGCCAGTCTGGTGGCGATTTTGTCACTGATAAAGATGGTTCATTGTCCTATAGTGGTGGTGAGGCCTTTGCTATAGATATTAATGAGCAAACTAGTTTAAGTGATTTCAAGTCCGAAATAGCAGATATGTTTAGTATTAGCTCGGATAACATGTCGATCAAGTACTTTCTCCCTGGAAACAAGAAGACCCTTATAACTATCTCGAAAGACAAGGATTTGCAGCGGATGCTTAGTTTTTTAGGCGACTCTCTCACCGTTGATGTCTTTGTTGCATCGGATGAAGCGGCTGCTCGTAATGTTTCCAACATGCGTAGTAG GTCTAGCAGGACGACCGTCTCAGAAGCTGTTGGGGTTCCTATCGTTGCTCCTGCCAATGCTGCTCTTGGAATGACCGATGCCATTGATGATGTTGACATGTACATGCCGAATGAAACTCCTATAGACTGTATGCCTATTAATATCATCGAGCATCATAAAGCTGCACAAGTGTGGGAGAATACAATCACTGGCGTTGACCAAagatttaatagttttaatgaATTCCGAGAAGCCTTGCATAAATACTCAATTGCACATGGTTTTGCTTATAGGTATAAGAAAAACGATAGTCATCGTGTTACTGTTAAATGCAAAGCTCAAGGCTGTTCCTGGAGGATATATGCGTCGAGACTATCCACTACTCAATTGATTTGCATCAAGAAGATGAACACCATGCATACGTGTGGAGGAGCTGCAGTAAAAGCTGGGTACCGGGCAACAAGGGGTTGGGTGGGAAGTATTATAAAggagaaattgaaaatttcccCCAACTATAGGCCAAAAGATATTGCCGATGATATCAAGCGAGAATATGGAATTGAACTGAATTATTCTCAGGCATGGCGTGCAAAAGAGATTGCTAGGGAACAGCTTCAAGGATCCTTTAAAGAGGCATATAATCTCTTACCTTTTTTCTGTGAGAAGATAAAAGAGACTAACCCGGGCAGTATTGTCACCTTTAATACCAAGGACGACTCAAGCTTCCATCGACTGTTTGTCTCGTTTCATGCCTCGATATCTGGTTTTTTACAAGGTTGTCGACCCCTAATTTTTCTTGACAGTGtttctttaaattctaaatatcaAGGAAACTTGTTTGCTGCAACGGCTGCAGATGCGGAGGATGGTATTTTTCCTGTAGCTTTTGCTGTAGTTGATGCCGAGGATGAAGACAATTGGACTTGGTTTTTACGGGAACTCAAATCTGCTGTTCCTACATCTAGCCAGTtaacatttgttgcagattttCAGAATGGTTTAAAGCAGGCACTGGCTGATGTATTCGATAAATGCTACCACAGCTACTGTTTACAACATCTTGCTGACAAACTTAACAGAGAGTTAAAGGGGCATCTTTCTCATGATGCAAGACGGTTTATGATCAGTGACTTTTATTCTGCTGCTCGGTCACCACGACTTGAGGGTTTCCAGCGTGATACTGAATTAATAAGAGCCATTTCTCCTGAAGCTTATGACTGGATAATTCAAAGTGAACCAGAGCACTGGGCAAATGCCTTTTTCGGAGGAGCTAGGTATAACCACTTGATCTCGACCTTTGGGCAGCAGTTCTATAGTTGGGTATCTGAAGCACACGAGTTTCCTATAACACAGATGATTGATGAATTACGGGGTAAGATGATGGAGGCGATCTACAAACGTCGTGTGGATTCCAGTCAGTGGATGACAAAATTAACTCCGTGTAACGAGGAAAAGTTGCAGAAGGAAACTGCAATGGCGAGGTCATTTCAAGTGTTACTCACACAGGGTAGCACATTTGAAGTCCGTGGGGAAAATCCCGAGGTTCTTGCGGTTGTTAATATAGATCATTGGGACTGCAGCTGCAAGGGCTGGCAACTTACTGGTTTACCTTGCTCTCATGCTATTGCTGTCATTGAATGCATCGGTAGAAGTCCATATGACTATTGTTCTCAATACTTCACAACTGAGAGTTTCCGCTTAACGTATGCCGAGTCCATTCACCCTGTTCCAAATGTAGACAGACCAATTGAGGATGAATTACCTGAGGTAACAGCTGTAGCTGTAACTGTAACTCCTCCTCCATCTAAACGTCCACCAGGTCGGCCAAAGAAGAAGCAGCCTGAATCGATAGACATGATGAGACGACAGCTCCAGTGTAGCAAGTGCAAAGGTCTTGGCCACAACAAGAAAACTTGCAAAGAATCCTAG